One Gadus chalcogrammus isolate NIFS_2021 chromosome 22, NIFS_Gcha_1.0, whole genome shotgun sequence genomic window carries:
- the LOC130376101 gene encoding stathmin-like, with translation METIGDIQVKELDKRASGQAFEVILAAPAPDAKSEFPLSPPKKKDVSLEEIQRKLEAAEERRKNHEAEVLKHLAEKREHEKEVLQKAMEENNNFSKMAEEKLNQKMEANKENRTALLAAKNEKFKEKDKKLEVVRKNKETQEGTSED, from the exons ATGGAAACTATTGGAG ATATTCAGGTTAAGGAGCTGGACAAGCGTGCCTCTGGCCAGGCCTTTGAGGTGATTCTAGCTGCTCCTGCACCAGATGCCAAGTCAGAGTTCCCCTTATCGCCTCCCAAGAAGAAGGATGTCTCCTTGGAGGAAATCCAGAGGAAGCTGGAGGCTGCGGAAGAGAGACGCAAG AACCACGAGGCTGAGGTTCTGAAGCATTTGGCTGAGAAGCGGGAACACGAGAAGGAGGTGCTGCAGAAGGCCATGGAGGAGAACAACAACTTCAGCAAGATGGCAGAAGAGAAACTCAATCAGAAGATGGAGGCCAACAAGGAAAATCGCACGGCCCTTCTAGCGGCAAAGAACGAGAAGTTCaaggagaag GATAAGAAGTTGGAGGTGGTGCGCAAGAACAAGGAAACCCAGGAAGGCACCTCAGAAGACTGA